One window from the genome of bacterium encodes:
- a CDS encoding SDR family oxidoreductase, which translates to MNDKKKRVLVAGATGYLGKFAVKAFKERGYYVRALTRSEERLAEPGPFTAPAISKDDVDEIFVGELTRPETLSGLMDDVDLVFSSVGISRQRDGLTFEQVDYQCNKNLIDLCQSSGVQRFVYVSMQGAENIMQLAITQAHEKVVDALKDSGMEYRIVRPCGYFSDMGVLLDMAKKGRAYMVGDGNNKMSPIHGRDLAEVCVDTAEGDELEVEAGGPDVMTQREAAELAFEVVGKPAKITVIPMWMARGLVKLIGLLSTQFGDLADFIITAGEIDGVGPPRGKTSLRSYFEALLAGAPNP; encoded by the coding sequence ATGAACGACAAGAAGAAGCGAGTCCTGGTCGCGGGAGCGACGGGCTATCTCGGCAAGTTCGCGGTGAAGGCTTTCAAGGAGCGGGGCTACTACGTTCGAGCGCTGACGCGCAGCGAAGAACGCCTCGCCGAGCCGGGCCCCTTCACCGCACCGGCCATCTCGAAAGACGACGTGGACGAGATCTTCGTCGGCGAGCTCACCCGGCCCGAGACCCTCTCCGGCTTGATGGACGACGTCGACCTGGTGTTCTCGTCGGTAGGAATCTCCCGACAGCGAGACGGGCTCACCTTCGAGCAGGTCGACTACCAGTGCAACAAGAACCTGATCGATCTCTGCCAATCGTCCGGAGTCCAGCGCTTCGTCTATGTGTCGATGCAGGGCGCCGAAAACATCATGCAGCTCGCCATCACCCAGGCTCACGAGAAGGTCGTCGACGCATTGAAGGATTCAGGGATGGAGTACCGGATCGTCCGCCCCTGCGGCTACTTCTCCGACATGGGTGTTCTACTGGACATGGCCAAGAAGGGTCGGGCCTACATGGTCGGTGACGGGAACAACAAGATGAGTCCCATCCACGGTCGCGATCTCGCTGAGGTCTGCGTGGACACGGCCGAGGGTGACGAGCTCGAGGTCGAAGCCGGTGGGCCGGATGTCATGACCCAGCGCGAGGCTGCCGAACTGGCCTTCGAGGTCGTGGGCAAGCCTGCCAAGATCACGGTCATCCCGATGTGGATGGCAAGGGGCCTCGTGAAGCTCATAGGCCTCCTGTCGACGCAGTTCGGTGATCTCGCGGACTTCATCATCACCGCCGGCGAAATCGACGGAGTCGGCCCGCCGCGAGGAAAGACCAGCCTGCGCAGCTACTTCGAAGCACTCCTCGCCGGGGCCCCGAACCCTTGA
- a CDS encoding PadR family transcriptional regulator yields the protein MPPPKKRRRGSRYAVLGMLSMGLKTGYAMKKHVEGNLGHYWSESYGQIYPILRQLVDEGLATRTEERRKGKPMRNLYSITASGRKELREWLAMPPEPQPQRSELLLKLSLGNRVSLETCQKLIRDHRQQCEQDLAYLADIESALCGPGAQHRDQPFWLMTLSHGRAIREAERAWCGQTLAHLRRLAAK from the coding sequence GTGCCCCCCCCAAAGAAGCGTCGTCGCGGTTCGCGATATGCCGTGCTCGGCATGCTGAGTATGGGCTTGAAGACGGGCTATGCGATGAAGAAACACGTCGAAGGCAACCTCGGGCACTACTGGAGCGAGAGCTACGGGCAGATCTATCCGATCCTGCGCCAACTCGTGGACGAGGGGCTCGCGACCCGCACCGAAGAGAGGCGCAAGGGCAAGCCCATGCGCAACCTCTATTCGATCACAGCCTCGGGACGGAAGGAGCTGCGCGAGTGGCTCGCAATGCCGCCGGAGCCCCAGCCCCAGCGATCGGAGCTCCTGCTGAAGCTGAGCCTCGGCAATCGCGTCTCCTTGGAGACGTGCCAGAAGCTGATTCGCGATCACCGCCAGCAGTGCGAGCAAGACCTGGCGTATCTGGCCGACATCGAGTCCGCCCTATGCGGCCCGGGCGCGCAGCATCGGGATCAGCCCTTTTGGCTGATGACCCTGAGCCATGGTCGGGCGATCCGTGAGGCGGAGCGGGCCTGGTGCGGCCAGACTTTGGCGCACCTGCGCCGACTCGCCGCAAAATAG